The Deltaproteobacteria bacterium genome contains a region encoding:
- a CDS encoding adenine phosphoribosyltransferase, whose product MEQLKKIIRDVPDFPKEGIVFKDITTLLADAKSFQRVVDLMSHRYIDKDIDLILGVEARGFIMGSALAYKLGKGVVLVRKPGKLPYKTYSTSYELEYGTDELHIHQDAIKKGQKVLIADDLLATGGTVKAVIELIEKMGGEIVECSFLAELEFLNGRDKLKPHEVYSLLKF is encoded by the coding sequence ATGGAGCAGTTAAAGAAGATTATAAGGGACGTGCCCGATTTTCCTAAAGAAGGGATTGTTTTTAAGGATATAACGACGCTTCTTGCCGATGCAAAATCTTTTCAGAGAGTAGTCGACCTTATGTCGCACCGGTATATCGATAAGGATATAGACCTTATTCTTGGTGTTGAAGCGAGAGGTTTTATTATGGGCTCCGCTCTTGCCTACAAGCTGGGAAAGGGTGTCGTACTTGTGCGCAAGCCGGGAAAACTTCCCTATAAAACGTACAGCACAAGTTATGAACTTGAATATGGCACGGATGAATTGCATATTCACCAGGATGCCATAAAAAAAGGTCAAAAAGTACTCATTGCCGACGACCTTCTTGCGACGGGCGGAACGGTAAAGGCCGTTATTGAACTGATAGAAAAAATGGGTGGGGAAATTGTCGAGTGCAGTTTTCTTGCAGAACTGGAATTCCTCAATGGAAGGGATAAGCTCAAGCCGCACGAGGTTTATTCTCTGCTTAAGTTTTGA
- a CDS encoding M23 family metallopeptidase: MTLKLIKYAVLIFTLFSLFACGTGYGIYHKVAPGETFDSICQAYNMSRATVARMNGISDPSSVKPGDALYIPGASVRVDSTGIAAATEKPPNVKYDEVRRGEEIKKEPSAPKYEKRTKPLVVKKVSFRWPIEGEVISRFGKNGAELHDGIDIKGDSGHPVRASAAGRVIYSGNEIKGYGNMVIIKHEGRYSTVYAHNRSNAVIKGNFVKSGEVIAYVGESGKIGTAAVHFEIREGKVALDPLTLLP, from the coding sequence ATGACACTTAAGTTGATAAAATATGCCGTTCTTATATTTACTCTGTTTTCTCTTTTTGCCTGTGGAACAGGTTACGGCATTTACCATAAGGTGGCTCCCGGTGAAACCTTTGACAGCATATGTCAGGCATATAACATGAGCAGGGCCACAGTTGCCCGAATGAACGGTATTTCAGATCCCTCCTCGGTAAAGCCCGGTGATGCGCTCTACATACCCGGCGCCAGTGTAAGAGTTGATTCTACCGGCATAGCTGCTGCCACTGAAAAGCCTCCAAATGTGAAGTATGATGAAGTTAGACGGGGAGAGGAAATAAAAAAGGAACCTTCCGCCCCTAAATATGAAAAAAGAACCAAGCCTCTTGTTGTTAAAAAAGTATCCTTTCGCTGGCCCATAGAAGGGGAGGTTATTTCAAGGTTTGGAAAAAATGGAGCGGAGCTTCATGACGGCATAGATATCAAAGGGGATTCAGGACATCCTGTCAGGGCATCTGCTGCGGGGCGGGTAATTTACAGTGGGAATGAGATAAAAGGTTACGGTAATATGGTCATCATAAAACATGAAGGCCGTTATTCTACCGTTTATGCGCACAATCGCAGCAATGCAGTGATAAAGGGGAACTTTGTTAAGAGTGGTGAAGTAATAGCCTATGTGGGAGAGAGTGGAAAAATCGGTACGGCTGCCGTTCATTTCGAAATCAGGGAAGGGAAGGTTGCCCTGGATCCGCTTACACTTTTACCATGA
- a CDS encoding VTT domain-containing protein, producing MIRKTYDWVMQWAHSPYGTWALFWLALAESSFFPVPPDVLLMALSLSVPAKAFIYAAISSVGSVLGGVVGYFLGLGLMEAVGKPILEWYGVMEKFDIISAYYQEYDAWAVAVAGFTPIPYKVFTIAAGACEINLIVFILASLVSRSARFFIVGGLIYKFGEPVKGFIDKYFNILTLVFTVLLIGGFVLLKFVL from the coding sequence ATGATTAGAAAAACTTATGACTGGGTTATGCAGTGGGCCCACTCTCCTTATGGCACCTGGGCTCTTTTCTGGCTTGCTCTCGCCGAATCCTCTTTTTTCCCCGTGCCCCCCGATGTTCTTCTTATGGCCCTTTCCCTTTCCGTTCCGGCAAAGGCTTTTATTTATGCAGCTATCTCCTCTGTCGGGTCCGTGCTGGGCGGTGTGGTGGGATACTTCCTTGGTCTTGGCCTCATGGAAGCGGTAGGAAAGCCTATCCTTGAATGGTATGGCGTAATGGAAAAATTTGATATAATAAGTGCTTATTATCAGGAATATGACGCCTGGGCCGTGGCCGTGGCCGGTTTTACACCCATACCGTACAAGGTTTTTACTATAGCTGCAGGGGCCTGCGAGATAAATTTGATTGTTTTTATTCTTGCGTCACTTGTAAGCCGTTCGGCCCGGTTTTTTATCGTTGGTGGCCTTATTTACAAGTTTGGCGAACCTGTTAAAGGATTTATCGATAAATATTTTAATATATTGACCCTTGTTTTTACCGTCCTTCTTATTGGTGGTTTTGTCCTTCTTAAATTTGTTTTGTAA